The following are encoded in a window of Vigna unguiculata cultivar IT97K-499-35 chromosome 8, ASM411807v1, whole genome shotgun sequence genomic DNA:
- the LOC114193660 gene encoding UDP-glucuronate:xylan alpha-glucuronosyltransferase 2-like isoform X1 produces the protein MEVSSLQKLLKTAPSKALVIRFNLVCLAIFLVVYATLLLQPSSSVYFENAASLVRCSLRECHHKEEKSMKTKAVLEEPELKTRMQKQNATKIEVPSFVAEMGKGLKMGMVNMHEDDVSEWSNLGETTEVYFERVSVFFNWTDLFPEWIDEEEESDVPSCPEIPMPEFAAYENMDVIIAKLPCKYPEEGWGRDVFRLQVHMIVANLVVKKGKRDWNWKTKVVLWSRCRPMMEVFRCNDLVKQENEWWYYEVDVKWLEEKVSLPIGSCNLALPLWEQGIDKVYDTSKLEQNVQSEARAKREAYATVLHSSEGYVCGAIMLAQTLLRSGTKRDLVLLLDSSISADKRRALELSGWKIRLITRIRNPRAENGTYNEYNYSKFRLWQLTEYDRVIFIDADIIVLRNLDILFNFPQMSATGNDQSIFNSGIMVLEPSNCTFDVLMSRRHDVVSYNGGDQGFLNEIFVWWHRLPRRVNFLKNFWANTTLEASVKNAMFGADPPKLYSIHYLGLKPWHCYRDYDCNWDVEDQRVYASDVAHRRWWKVHDAMDERLQRLCRLTRKRRTELNWERRKAGKLGLPDMHWKMNVTDPRRQGSLLID, from the exons ATGGAAGTTTCAAGTCTTCAAAAGTTGTTGAAGACAGCACCATCTAAAGCATTGGTCATCAGATTCAATTTGGTGTGTCTTGCCATCTTTCTGGTTGTTTATGCAACCCTTCTTCTCCAACCATCTTCTTCAGTCTACTTTGAAAATGCAGCCTCTCTTGTTAGGTGCTCCTTGAGAGAATGCCATCACAAG GAAGAAAAAAGCATGAAGACGAAAGCAGTGTTGGAGGAACCAGAATTGAAAACTAGAATGCAAAAGCAGAATGCGACTAAGATAGAGGTGCCTAGCTTCGTTGCTGAAATGGGGAAGGGGTTGAAGATGGGAATGGTGAACATGCATGAAGATGATGTGAGCGAATGGAGCAACCTTGGAGAAACAACAGAGGTTTACTTCGAAAGGGTGTCAGTGTTTTTCAATTGGACAGATTTGTTTCCGGAATGGATAGACGAAGAGGAAGAGAGTGATGTTCCATCATGCCCCGAGATACCAATGCCAGAGTTTGCAGCATATGAAAACATGGACGTGATCATAGCCAAGTTGCCATGCAAGTACCCTGAAGAAGGGTGGGGAAGGGATGTTTTCAG gTTACAAGTTCATATGATTGTGGCGAATTTGGTGGTGAAGAAAGGGAAGAGGGATTGGAATTGGAAGACAAAAGTGGTGTTGTGGAGCAGGTGTAGGCCAATGATGGAGGTGTTTAGGTGCAACGATTTGGTTAAGCAGGAAAATGAGTGGTGGTATTATGAGGTTGATGTAAAGTGGTTGGAGGAGAAGGTGTCTTTGCCTATTGGGTCATGCAATTTGGCTCTGCCTCTTTGGGAACAAG GAATCGACAAGGTGTACGACACGTCAAAACTGGAACAGAACGTTCAAAGCGAAGCTCGAGCGAAACGCGAGGCCTACGCTACGGTTCTTCATTCGTCGGAAGGATACGTTTGCGGCGCAATAATGCTGGCGCAGACGCTTCTCCGATCGGGAACCAAACGCGACCTCGTGCTCCTCCTCGACAGCTCCATCTCCGCCGACAAGCGCCGCGCCCTCGAGCTCTCCGGCTGGAAGATCCGACTCATCACCCGGATCCGGAACCCGCGGGCCGAGAACGGCACCTACAACGAGTACAACTACAGCAAGTTCAGATTGTGGCAGTTGACGGAGTACGATAGAGTGATCTTCATCGACGCCGACATCATCGTCCTACGCAACCTCGACATCCTCTTCAATTTCCCTCAGATGTCCGCCACCGGTAATGACCAGTCCATCTTCAACTCCGGCATTATGGTTCTGGAACCTTCCAACTGTACCTTCGATGTTCTCATGTCGCGCCGCCACGATGTCGTCTCCTACAACGG GGGCGACCAGGGTTTCCTGAACGAGATATTCGTGTGGTGGCACAGGCTTCCCCGGCGCGTGAACTTTCTGAAGAACTTCTGGGCGAACACGACGCTGGAGGCGAGTGTGAAGAACGCGATGTTCGGAGCGGACCCTCCGAAGCTCTATTCGATCCACTACCTGGGTCTGAAGCCCTGGCACTGTTACAGGGACTATGACTGCAACTGGGACGTGGAGGATCAGAGGGTGTACGCCAGCGACGTGGCGCATCGACGGTGGTGGAAGGTTCACGACGCCATGGACGAGCGGCTGCAGAGGCTCTGCCGGTTGACCCGAAAGAGAAGAACGGAGCTGAACTGGGAGAGGCGGAAGGCAGGGAAGCTTGGGTTGCCGGACATGCACTGGAAGATGAATGTGACAGATCCCAGAAGACAAGGCTCGCTTTTGATTGATTAG
- the LOC114193660 gene encoding UDP-glucuronate:xylan alpha-glucuronosyltransferase 2-like isoform X2 — MPSQGKEEKSMKTKAVLEEPELKTRMQKQNATKIEVPSFVAEMGKGLKMGMVNMHEDDVSEWSNLGETTEVYFERVSVFFNWTDLFPEWIDEEEESDVPSCPEIPMPEFAAYENMDVIIAKLPCKYPEEGWGRDVFRLQVHMIVANLVVKKGKRDWNWKTKVVLWSRCRPMMEVFRCNDLVKQENEWWYYEVDVKWLEEKVSLPIGSCNLALPLWEQGIDKVYDTSKLEQNVQSEARAKREAYATVLHSSEGYVCGAIMLAQTLLRSGTKRDLVLLLDSSISADKRRALELSGWKIRLITRIRNPRAENGTYNEYNYSKFRLWQLTEYDRVIFIDADIIVLRNLDILFNFPQMSATGNDQSIFNSGIMVLEPSNCTFDVLMSRRHDVVSYNGGDQGFLNEIFVWWHRLPRRVNFLKNFWANTTLEASVKNAMFGADPPKLYSIHYLGLKPWHCYRDYDCNWDVEDQRVYASDVAHRRWWKVHDAMDERLQRLCRLTRKRRTELNWERRKAGKLGLPDMHWKMNVTDPRRQGSLLID; from the exons ATGCCATCACAAGGTAAG GAAGAAAAAAGCATGAAGACGAAAGCAGTGTTGGAGGAACCAGAATTGAAAACTAGAATGCAAAAGCAGAATGCGACTAAGATAGAGGTGCCTAGCTTCGTTGCTGAAATGGGGAAGGGGTTGAAGATGGGAATGGTGAACATGCATGAAGATGATGTGAGCGAATGGAGCAACCTTGGAGAAACAACAGAGGTTTACTTCGAAAGGGTGTCAGTGTTTTTCAATTGGACAGATTTGTTTCCGGAATGGATAGACGAAGAGGAAGAGAGTGATGTTCCATCATGCCCCGAGATACCAATGCCAGAGTTTGCAGCATATGAAAACATGGACGTGATCATAGCCAAGTTGCCATGCAAGTACCCTGAAGAAGGGTGGGGAAGGGATGTTTTCAG gTTACAAGTTCATATGATTGTGGCGAATTTGGTGGTGAAGAAAGGGAAGAGGGATTGGAATTGGAAGACAAAAGTGGTGTTGTGGAGCAGGTGTAGGCCAATGATGGAGGTGTTTAGGTGCAACGATTTGGTTAAGCAGGAAAATGAGTGGTGGTATTATGAGGTTGATGTAAAGTGGTTGGAGGAGAAGGTGTCTTTGCCTATTGGGTCATGCAATTTGGCTCTGCCTCTTTGGGAACAAG GAATCGACAAGGTGTACGACACGTCAAAACTGGAACAGAACGTTCAAAGCGAAGCTCGAGCGAAACGCGAGGCCTACGCTACGGTTCTTCATTCGTCGGAAGGATACGTTTGCGGCGCAATAATGCTGGCGCAGACGCTTCTCCGATCGGGAACCAAACGCGACCTCGTGCTCCTCCTCGACAGCTCCATCTCCGCCGACAAGCGCCGCGCCCTCGAGCTCTCCGGCTGGAAGATCCGACTCATCACCCGGATCCGGAACCCGCGGGCCGAGAACGGCACCTACAACGAGTACAACTACAGCAAGTTCAGATTGTGGCAGTTGACGGAGTACGATAGAGTGATCTTCATCGACGCCGACATCATCGTCCTACGCAACCTCGACATCCTCTTCAATTTCCCTCAGATGTCCGCCACCGGTAATGACCAGTCCATCTTCAACTCCGGCATTATGGTTCTGGAACCTTCCAACTGTACCTTCGATGTTCTCATGTCGCGCCGCCACGATGTCGTCTCCTACAACGG GGGCGACCAGGGTTTCCTGAACGAGATATTCGTGTGGTGGCACAGGCTTCCCCGGCGCGTGAACTTTCTGAAGAACTTCTGGGCGAACACGACGCTGGAGGCGAGTGTGAAGAACGCGATGTTCGGAGCGGACCCTCCGAAGCTCTATTCGATCCACTACCTGGGTCTGAAGCCCTGGCACTGTTACAGGGACTATGACTGCAACTGGGACGTGGAGGATCAGAGGGTGTACGCCAGCGACGTGGCGCATCGACGGTGGTGGAAGGTTCACGACGCCATGGACGAGCGGCTGCAGAGGCTCTGCCGGTTGACCCGAAAGAGAAGAACGGAGCTGAACTGGGAGAGGCGGAAGGCAGGGAAGCTTGGGTTGCCGGACATGCACTGGAAGATGAATGTGACAGATCCCAGAAGACAAGGCTCGCTTTTGATTGATTAG